One region of Primulina tabacum isolate GXHZ01 chromosome 1, ASM2559414v2, whole genome shotgun sequence genomic DNA includes:
- the LOC142538816 gene encoding uncharacterized protein LOC142538816 isoform X4, protein MQRVWSLRSKVAKQVSLIIFRRMGFPLQLLTRILTWRCYLYNMHDLCCQENLICDSSSSHGSSSTPKTEGSDASKNELLRAMDLRLTALRGELTAAFDRAIDSQFSVEEMTDLEKFSNHFGSIYLRDSLSKHIELVRDQLVAVSCSKQFLESDQICSNQGNNDSVGSLSSGPSVEYGASPAKVAQMERRSSSDHEESSFSSEEEQTSVERSRSLIRSASPRRSASPMRRVQIGRSGSRRSTAISIKNLNYIPARERLVLPNNPAGSDSDKEGHEHALKKSENNVRISVQDAISLFELKQKDQIRDIQNARSSLNASSGGNKSVLRRWSSGIGQQSSRCHEESVLEDVPQVQNNLKNMEIANSSPAAAEVQSSVSFEDIPVEHCDLDVKLNSPEGTECGPAFAQEETLPIESTKFDQKKAALAEWNRKTEAELNDSMMKMVDTKPTKSRTAVPNNNKRRSLTDEQRGGFYDPYKEKRDEKLRGETARRKAEKDKQFRAMQQVLGSKKSELASVNTSDSGKKQNVKKPQKPQKNVSQPELPKRECSKLGSTKENSLKAYSLPQKNVSQPELPKPESPKLGSIKENSLKSSSLPATRKSWPSMPSPRASGVSPAKVSNGRTSVGATQARKSHPLSSVSGSSKNVETPQTQPRSVKSNHNIKKSTTSTTDKKQHSVTEMIRSTKSKVQTAPGNPVSSAKPNLYNKVTKKGSVVLLESKPFIRKGSGTSSNVNLVSKIKASSQSRKPLIINSDPILIEENKSISNSSDPLVQHEENEIEESEINILTKPEVCATSPPKCEDRESLAQVYSTNDPVIDSVRDRELETDIEEGSTISPSAWVEIEENVDHSVTSNGHVYEMGSPSYVVPVNASNSRGRHSLSQMLLEENNEPDITGWGNAENPPPMSFQKDVPKGFKRLLKFARKSKNDLNTTGWSSPTLFSEGEEDTEDSKFVNKRSAENLVKKVTLQSINNGHSKATHESYRKRPDEAIIGESNSQSLSRQLHEGYASASVTTTKATRSFFSLSAFKGNR, encoded by the exons ATGCAAAG GGTATGGAGTCTGAGGTCCAAAGTGGCGAAACAGGTTAGTTTGATAATTTTTCGTAGAATGGGATTTCCGTTGCAGTTGTTAACAAGAATTCTCACTTGGAGGTGTTACCTATACAACATGCATGACTTATGCTGTCAAGAGAATCTAATTTGTG ATAGTAGCTCATCTCATGGCTCCTCGTCAACTCCAAag ACTGAAGGATCAGATGCTTCCAA AAATGAATTGCTGCGAGCCATGGACTTGAGGCTTACTGCATTAAGAGGAGAACTGACTGCTGCTTTTGACAGAGCTATCGATTCTCAATTTTCCGTTGAGGAAATGACAGATTTAGAGAAGTTCTCTAACCATTTTGGTTCAATATACTTGAG ggattcctTGAGCAAGCACATAGAACTTGTACGAGATCAGTTGGTTGCTGTTTCATGCAGCAAACAGTTTTTGGAGAGCGATCAAATCTGTTCAAACCAAGGGAATAATGATTCTGTTGGATCATTATCTTCAGGGCCATCGGTCGAATATGGTGCTTCTCCAGCAAAAGTTGCACAGATGGAGAGACGAAGCTCATCGGACCATGAGGAATCTTCTTTCTCGAGTGAGGAAGAGCAAACATCAGTGGAAAGAAGTCGCTCTCTCATAAGATCTGCTTCACCTAGGAGGTCAGCATCTCCAATGCGAAGGGTACAGATTGGGAGGTCTGGATCTCGAAGATCTACCGCAATATCTATCAAAAATCTCAACTATATTCCTGCCAGAGAAAGGTTGGTATTACCTAATAATCCAGCTGGAAGTGATAGTGATAAAGAAGGACATGAACACGCACTAAAGAAATCTGAGAATAATGTCAgaataagtgtgcaagatgcaATAAGTCTTTTTGAGCTGAAACAAAAGGATCAAATTAGGGATATTCAGAATGCAAGGTCATCGTTGAATGCATCTAGTGGTGGAAATAAATCTGTACTGAGAAGATGGAGTAGTGGAATCGGTCAACAATCTTCAAGGTGTCACGAGGAATCTGTTTTAGAAGATGTTCCCCAGGTCCAAAATAATCTAAAAAATATGGAAATTGCTAATAGTTCACCAGCAGCAGCTGAAGTTCAGTCTAGTGTTTCTTTTGAAGATATTCCTGTTGAGCATTGTGACTTAGACGTGAAACTGAACTCACCTGAAGGGACAGAATGTGGTCCAGCATTTGCGCAAGAGGAGACTCTTCCGATCGAATCAACTAAATTTGACCAGAAAAAAGCTGCCTTGGCTGAATGGAATCGTAAAACTGAAGCAGAACTAAATGATTCGATGATGAAGATGGTAGACACCAAGCCTACAAAATCTAGGACTGCTGTGCCCAATAATAACAAAAGACGAAGCTTAACGGATGAACAGAGAGGTGGCTTTTATGACCCCTACAAGGAAAAGAGGGATGAGAAACTTCGAGGAGAAACTGCTAGAAGGAAAGCAGAAAAAGACAAACAATTCAGGGCAATGCAACAGGTTCTTGGTTCAAAAAAATCAGAATTGGCCTCCGTAAACACGAGTGATTCTGGTAAAAAACAAAATGTGAAGAAACCCCAGAAGCCACAGAAAAATGTCTCTCAACCTGAATTACCCAAACGAGAGTGTTCAAAACTTGGCAGTACTAAGGAAAATTCACTGAAAGCATATTCTCTGCCACAGAAAAATGTCTCTCAACCTGAATTACCAAAACCAGAGTCTCCAAAACTTGGCAGTATTAAGGAAAATTCACTGAAATCATCTTCTCTGCCTGCCACACGCAAATCATGGCCATCAATGCCATCTCCAAGAGCTTCAGGGGTGTCACCCGCCAAGGTCTCTAACGGGAGAACTTCTGTTGGTGCCACACAAGCTCGTAAATCACATCCATTATCATCAGTTTCTGGGTCGAGCAAAAATGTAGAGACACCTCAAACACAGCCAAGATCTGTAAAATCCAACCACAATATCAAGAAGAGTACGACAAGCACTACTGATAAGAAGCAGCATTCTGTAACAGAAATGATCAGAAGCACGAAAAGCAAAGTTCAAACTGCCCCTGGAAATCCTGTTTCCTCAGCAAAGCCTAACTTATACAACAAGGTTACCAAGAAGGGTAGCGTTGTTCTCCTGGAATCGAAGCCTTTTATTCGCAAAGGTTCTGGAACTAGCTCCAACGTTAATCTAGTCTCAAAGATTAAAGCATCCTCGCAATCTCGAAAACCGTTGATTATCAATTCAGACCCAATCCTAATTGAGGAAAATAAGTCAATTTCCAATTCTTCTGATCCTTTAGTTCAGCATGAAGAGAATGAAATTGAAGAATCAGAAATCAACATATTGACGAAACCTGAGGTCTGTGCTACAAGCCCCCCAAAATGTGAAGACAGGGAGAGCCTTGCGCAAGTGTACTCCACCAATGACCCTGTCATTGACAGTGTCAGAGATCGAGAACTAGAAACTGATATTGAAGAAGGGTCAACCATCTCGCCTTCAGCTTGGGTCGAAATAGAGGAAAATGTAGATCATTCCGTTACATCCAATGGCCACGTTTATGAAATGGGATCTCCTTCTTATGTAGTCCCGGTTAACGCATCAAACTCACGGGGTCGTCATTCTCTGTCACAGATGCTTCTCGAGGAAAACAATGAACCTGATATCACTGGCTGGGGCAATGCTGAAAATCCTCCACCGATGTCCTTCCAAAAAGATGTGCCTAAAGGATTTAAGAGGCTTCTAAAGTTTGCTCGCAAGAGTAAGAATGATTTAAATACAACTGGTTGGTCGAGTCCGACTTTATTTTCCGAAGGAGAGGAAGACACCGAGGATTCAAAATTTGTAAATAAAAGAAGTGCTGAAAATCTGGTGAAGAAAGTAACCCTTCAATCAATTAACAATGGACATTCAAAAGCTACTCATGAAAGCTACCGAAAACGTCCCG ATGAAGCAATTATTGGCGAATCCAACTCTCAGAGTTTATCCCGGCAGTTGCACGAGGGCTACGCTTCAGCTTCTGTGACAACTACCAAAG CAACAAGGTCATTCTTCTCCCTTTCAGCATTTAAAGGCAACAGATAG
- the LOC142538816 gene encoding uncharacterized protein LOC142538816 isoform X5 has translation MQRVWSLRSKVAKQVSLIIFRRMGFPLQLLTRILTWRCYLYNMHDLCCQENLICDSSSSHGSSSTPKYELLVDYRNELLRAMDLRLTALRGELTAAFDRAIDSQFSVEEMTDLEKFSNHFGSIYLRDSLSKHIELVRDQLVAVSCSKQFLESDQICSNQGNNDSVGSLSSGPSVEYGASPAKVAQMERRSSSDHEESSFSSEEEQTSVERSRSLIRSASPRRSASPMRRVQIGRSGSRRSTAISIKNLNYIPARERLVLPNNPAGSDSDKEGHEHALKKSENNVRISVQDAISLFELKQKDQIRDIQNARSSLNASSGGNKSVLRRWSSGIGQQSSRCHEESVLEDVPQVQNNLKNMEIANSSPAAAEVQSSVSFEDIPVEHCDLDVKLNSPEGTECGPAFAQEETLPIESTKFDQKKAALAEWNRKTEAELNDSMMKMVDTKPTKSRTAVPNNNKRRSLTDEQRGGFYDPYKEKRDEKLRGETARRKAEKDKQFRAMQQVLGSKKSELASVNTSDSGKKQNVKKPQKPQKNVSQPELPKRECSKLGSTKENSLKAYSLPQKNVSQPELPKPESPKLGSIKENSLKSSSLPATRKSWPSMPSPRASGVSPAKVSNGRTSVGATQARKSHPLSSVSGSSKNVETPQTQPRSVKSNHNIKKSTTSTTDKKQHSVTEMIRSTKSKVQTAPGNPVSSAKPNLYNKVTKKGSVVLLESKPFIRKGSGTSSNVNLVSKIKASSQSRKPLIINSDPILIEENKSISNSSDPLVQHEENEIEESEINILTKPEVCATSPPKCEDRESLAQVYSTNDPVIDSVRDRELETDIEEGSTISPSAWVEIEENVDHSVTSNGHVYEMGSPSYVVPVNASNSRGRHSLSQMLLEENNEPDITGWGNAENPPPMSFQKDVPKGFKRLLKFARKSKNDLNTTGWSSPTLFSEGEEDTEDSKFVNKRSAENLVKKVTLQSINNGHSKATHESYRKRPDEAIIGESNSQSLSRQLHEGYASASVTTTKATRSFFSLSAFKGNR, from the exons ATGCAAAG GGTATGGAGTCTGAGGTCCAAAGTGGCGAAACAGGTTAGTTTGATAATTTTTCGTAGAATGGGATTTCCGTTGCAGTTGTTAACAAGAATTCTCACTTGGAGGTGTTACCTATACAACATGCATGACTTATGCTGTCAAGAGAATCTAATTTGTG ATAGTAGCTCATCTCATGGCTCCTCGTCAACTCCAAag TACGAACTGTTGGTTGATTACAGAAATGAATTGCTGCGAGCCATGGACTTGAGGCTTACTGCATTAAGAGGAGAACTGACTGCTGCTTTTGACAGAGCTATCGATTCTCAATTTTCCGTTGAGGAAATGACAGATTTAGAGAAGTTCTCTAACCATTTTGGTTCAATATACTTGAG ggattcctTGAGCAAGCACATAGAACTTGTACGAGATCAGTTGGTTGCTGTTTCATGCAGCAAACAGTTTTTGGAGAGCGATCAAATCTGTTCAAACCAAGGGAATAATGATTCTGTTGGATCATTATCTTCAGGGCCATCGGTCGAATATGGTGCTTCTCCAGCAAAAGTTGCACAGATGGAGAGACGAAGCTCATCGGACCATGAGGAATCTTCTTTCTCGAGTGAGGAAGAGCAAACATCAGTGGAAAGAAGTCGCTCTCTCATAAGATCTGCTTCACCTAGGAGGTCAGCATCTCCAATGCGAAGGGTACAGATTGGGAGGTCTGGATCTCGAAGATCTACCGCAATATCTATCAAAAATCTCAACTATATTCCTGCCAGAGAAAGGTTGGTATTACCTAATAATCCAGCTGGAAGTGATAGTGATAAAGAAGGACATGAACACGCACTAAAGAAATCTGAGAATAATGTCAgaataagtgtgcaagatgcaATAAGTCTTTTTGAGCTGAAACAAAAGGATCAAATTAGGGATATTCAGAATGCAAGGTCATCGTTGAATGCATCTAGTGGTGGAAATAAATCTGTACTGAGAAGATGGAGTAGTGGAATCGGTCAACAATCTTCAAGGTGTCACGAGGAATCTGTTTTAGAAGATGTTCCCCAGGTCCAAAATAATCTAAAAAATATGGAAATTGCTAATAGTTCACCAGCAGCAGCTGAAGTTCAGTCTAGTGTTTCTTTTGAAGATATTCCTGTTGAGCATTGTGACTTAGACGTGAAACTGAACTCACCTGAAGGGACAGAATGTGGTCCAGCATTTGCGCAAGAGGAGACTCTTCCGATCGAATCAACTAAATTTGACCAGAAAAAAGCTGCCTTGGCTGAATGGAATCGTAAAACTGAAGCAGAACTAAATGATTCGATGATGAAGATGGTAGACACCAAGCCTACAAAATCTAGGACTGCTGTGCCCAATAATAACAAAAGACGAAGCTTAACGGATGAACAGAGAGGTGGCTTTTATGACCCCTACAAGGAAAAGAGGGATGAGAAACTTCGAGGAGAAACTGCTAGAAGGAAAGCAGAAAAAGACAAACAATTCAGGGCAATGCAACAGGTTCTTGGTTCAAAAAAATCAGAATTGGCCTCCGTAAACACGAGTGATTCTGGTAAAAAACAAAATGTGAAGAAACCCCAGAAGCCACAGAAAAATGTCTCTCAACCTGAATTACCCAAACGAGAGTGTTCAAAACTTGGCAGTACTAAGGAAAATTCACTGAAAGCATATTCTCTGCCACAGAAAAATGTCTCTCAACCTGAATTACCAAAACCAGAGTCTCCAAAACTTGGCAGTATTAAGGAAAATTCACTGAAATCATCTTCTCTGCCTGCCACACGCAAATCATGGCCATCAATGCCATCTCCAAGAGCTTCAGGGGTGTCACCCGCCAAGGTCTCTAACGGGAGAACTTCTGTTGGTGCCACACAAGCTCGTAAATCACATCCATTATCATCAGTTTCTGGGTCGAGCAAAAATGTAGAGACACCTCAAACACAGCCAAGATCTGTAAAATCCAACCACAATATCAAGAAGAGTACGACAAGCACTACTGATAAGAAGCAGCATTCTGTAACAGAAATGATCAGAAGCACGAAAAGCAAAGTTCAAACTGCCCCTGGAAATCCTGTTTCCTCAGCAAAGCCTAACTTATACAACAAGGTTACCAAGAAGGGTAGCGTTGTTCTCCTGGAATCGAAGCCTTTTATTCGCAAAGGTTCTGGAACTAGCTCCAACGTTAATCTAGTCTCAAAGATTAAAGCATCCTCGCAATCTCGAAAACCGTTGATTATCAATTCAGACCCAATCCTAATTGAGGAAAATAAGTCAATTTCCAATTCTTCTGATCCTTTAGTTCAGCATGAAGAGAATGAAATTGAAGAATCAGAAATCAACATATTGACGAAACCTGAGGTCTGTGCTACAAGCCCCCCAAAATGTGAAGACAGGGAGAGCCTTGCGCAAGTGTACTCCACCAATGACCCTGTCATTGACAGTGTCAGAGATCGAGAACTAGAAACTGATATTGAAGAAGGGTCAACCATCTCGCCTTCAGCTTGGGTCGAAATAGAGGAAAATGTAGATCATTCCGTTACATCCAATGGCCACGTTTATGAAATGGGATCTCCTTCTTATGTAGTCCCGGTTAACGCATCAAACTCACGGGGTCGTCATTCTCTGTCACAGATGCTTCTCGAGGAAAACAATGAACCTGATATCACTGGCTGGGGCAATGCTGAAAATCCTCCACCGATGTCCTTCCAAAAAGATGTGCCTAAAGGATTTAAGAGGCTTCTAAAGTTTGCTCGCAAGAGTAAGAATGATTTAAATACAACTGGTTGGTCGAGTCCGACTTTATTTTCCGAAGGAGAGGAAGACACCGAGGATTCAAAATTTGTAAATAAAAGAAGTGCTGAAAATCTGGTGAAGAAAGTAACCCTTCAATCAATTAACAATGGACATTCAAAAGCTACTCATGAAAGCTACCGAAAACGTCCCG ATGAAGCAATTATTGGCGAATCCAACTCTCAGAGTTTATCCCGGCAGTTGCACGAGGGCTACGCTTCAGCTTCTGTGACAACTACCAAAG CAACAAGGTCATTCTTCTCCCTTTCAGCATTTAAAGGCAACAGATAG
- the LOC142538816 gene encoding uncharacterized protein LOC142538816 isoform X6 — protein MDLRLTALRGELTAAFDRAIDSQFSVEEMTDLEKFSNHFGSIYLRDSLSKHIELVRDQLVAVSCSKQFLESDQICSNQGNNDSVGSLSSGPSVEYGASPAKVAQMERRSSSDHEESSFSSEEEQTSVERSRSLIRSASPRRSASPMRRVQIGRSGSRRSTAISIKNLNYIPARERLVLPNNPAGSDSDKEGHEHALKKSENNVRISVQDAISLFELKQKDQIRDIQNARSSLNASSGGNKSVLRRWSSGIGQQSSRCHEESVLEDVPQVQNNLKNMEIANSSPAAAEVQSSVSFEDIPVEHCDLDVKLNSPEGTECGPAFAQEETLPIESTKFDQKKAALAEWNRKTEAELNDSMMKMVDTKPTKSRTAVPNNNKRRSLTDEQRGGFYDPYKEKRDEKLRGETARRKAEKDKQFRAMQQVLGSKKSELASVNTSDSGKKQNVKKPQKPQKNVSQPELPKRECSKLGSTKENSLKAYSLPQKNVSQPELPKPESPKLGSIKENSLKSSSLPATRKSWPSMPSPRASGVSPAKVSNGRTSVGATQARKSHPLSSVSGSSKNVETPQTQPRSVKSNHNIKKSTTSTTDKKQHSVTEMIRSTKSKVQTAPGNPVSSAKPNLYNKVTKKGSVVLLESKPFIRKGSGTSSNVNLVSKIKASSQSRKPLIINSDPILIEENKSISNSSDPLVQHEENEIEESEINILTKPEVCATSPPKCEDRESLAQVYSTNDPVIDSVRDRELETDIEEGSTISPSAWVEIEENVDHSVTSNGHVYEMGSPSYVVPVNASNSRGRHSLSQMLLEENNEPDITGWGNAENPPPMSFQKDVPKGFKRLLKFARKSKNDLNTTGWSSPTLFSEGEEDTEDSKFVNKRSAENLVKKVTLQSINNGHSKATHESYRKRPDEAIIGESNSQSLSRQLHEGYASASVTTTKATRSFFSLSAFKGNR, from the exons ATGGACTTGAGGCTTACTGCATTAAGAGGAGAACTGACTGCTGCTTTTGACAGAGCTATCGATTCTCAATTTTCCGTTGAGGAAATGACAGATTTAGAGAAGTTCTCTAACCATTTTGGTTCAATATACTTGAG ggattcctTGAGCAAGCACATAGAACTTGTACGAGATCAGTTGGTTGCTGTTTCATGCAGCAAACAGTTTTTGGAGAGCGATCAAATCTGTTCAAACCAAGGGAATAATGATTCTGTTGGATCATTATCTTCAGGGCCATCGGTCGAATATGGTGCTTCTCCAGCAAAAGTTGCACAGATGGAGAGACGAAGCTCATCGGACCATGAGGAATCTTCTTTCTCGAGTGAGGAAGAGCAAACATCAGTGGAAAGAAGTCGCTCTCTCATAAGATCTGCTTCACCTAGGAGGTCAGCATCTCCAATGCGAAGGGTACAGATTGGGAGGTCTGGATCTCGAAGATCTACCGCAATATCTATCAAAAATCTCAACTATATTCCTGCCAGAGAAAGGTTGGTATTACCTAATAATCCAGCTGGAAGTGATAGTGATAAAGAAGGACATGAACACGCACTAAAGAAATCTGAGAATAATGTCAgaataagtgtgcaagatgcaATAAGTCTTTTTGAGCTGAAACAAAAGGATCAAATTAGGGATATTCAGAATGCAAGGTCATCGTTGAATGCATCTAGTGGTGGAAATAAATCTGTACTGAGAAGATGGAGTAGTGGAATCGGTCAACAATCTTCAAGGTGTCACGAGGAATCTGTTTTAGAAGATGTTCCCCAGGTCCAAAATAATCTAAAAAATATGGAAATTGCTAATAGTTCACCAGCAGCAGCTGAAGTTCAGTCTAGTGTTTCTTTTGAAGATATTCCTGTTGAGCATTGTGACTTAGACGTGAAACTGAACTCACCTGAAGGGACAGAATGTGGTCCAGCATTTGCGCAAGAGGAGACTCTTCCGATCGAATCAACTAAATTTGACCAGAAAAAAGCTGCCTTGGCTGAATGGAATCGTAAAACTGAAGCAGAACTAAATGATTCGATGATGAAGATGGTAGACACCAAGCCTACAAAATCTAGGACTGCTGTGCCCAATAATAACAAAAGACGAAGCTTAACGGATGAACAGAGAGGTGGCTTTTATGACCCCTACAAGGAAAAGAGGGATGAGAAACTTCGAGGAGAAACTGCTAGAAGGAAAGCAGAAAAAGACAAACAATTCAGGGCAATGCAACAGGTTCTTGGTTCAAAAAAATCAGAATTGGCCTCCGTAAACACGAGTGATTCTGGTAAAAAACAAAATGTGAAGAAACCCCAGAAGCCACAGAAAAATGTCTCTCAACCTGAATTACCCAAACGAGAGTGTTCAAAACTTGGCAGTACTAAGGAAAATTCACTGAAAGCATATTCTCTGCCACAGAAAAATGTCTCTCAACCTGAATTACCAAAACCAGAGTCTCCAAAACTTGGCAGTATTAAGGAAAATTCACTGAAATCATCTTCTCTGCCTGCCACACGCAAATCATGGCCATCAATGCCATCTCCAAGAGCTTCAGGGGTGTCACCCGCCAAGGTCTCTAACGGGAGAACTTCTGTTGGTGCCACACAAGCTCGTAAATCACATCCATTATCATCAGTTTCTGGGTCGAGCAAAAATGTAGAGACACCTCAAACACAGCCAAGATCTGTAAAATCCAACCACAATATCAAGAAGAGTACGACAAGCACTACTGATAAGAAGCAGCATTCTGTAACAGAAATGATCAGAAGCACGAAAAGCAAAGTTCAAACTGCCCCTGGAAATCCTGTTTCCTCAGCAAAGCCTAACTTATACAACAAGGTTACCAAGAAGGGTAGCGTTGTTCTCCTGGAATCGAAGCCTTTTATTCGCAAAGGTTCTGGAACTAGCTCCAACGTTAATCTAGTCTCAAAGATTAAAGCATCCTCGCAATCTCGAAAACCGTTGATTATCAATTCAGACCCAATCCTAATTGAGGAAAATAAGTCAATTTCCAATTCTTCTGATCCTTTAGTTCAGCATGAAGAGAATGAAATTGAAGAATCAGAAATCAACATATTGACGAAACCTGAGGTCTGTGCTACAAGCCCCCCAAAATGTGAAGACAGGGAGAGCCTTGCGCAAGTGTACTCCACCAATGACCCTGTCATTGACAGTGTCAGAGATCGAGAACTAGAAACTGATATTGAAGAAGGGTCAACCATCTCGCCTTCAGCTTGGGTCGAAATAGAGGAAAATGTAGATCATTCCGTTACATCCAATGGCCACGTTTATGAAATGGGATCTCCTTCTTATGTAGTCCCGGTTAACGCATCAAACTCACGGGGTCGTCATTCTCTGTCACAGATGCTTCTCGAGGAAAACAATGAACCTGATATCACTGGCTGGGGCAATGCTGAAAATCCTCCACCGATGTCCTTCCAAAAAGATGTGCCTAAAGGATTTAAGAGGCTTCTAAAGTTTGCTCGCAAGAGTAAGAATGATTTAAATACAACTGGTTGGTCGAGTCCGACTTTATTTTCCGAAGGAGAGGAAGACACCGAGGATTCAAAATTTGTAAATAAAAGAAGTGCTGAAAATCTGGTGAAGAAAGTAACCCTTCAATCAATTAACAATGGACATTCAAAAGCTACTCATGAAAGCTACCGAAAACGTCCCG ATGAAGCAATTATTGGCGAATCCAACTCTCAGAGTTTATCCCGGCAGTTGCACGAGGGCTACGCTTCAGCTTCTGTGACAACTACCAAAG CAACAAGGTCATTCTTCTCCCTTTCAGCATTTAAAGGCAACAGATAG